A region from the Candidatus Gracilibacteria bacterium genome encodes:
- a CDS encoding nitroreductase family protein: MKNLLKKDLLDLMRSRRSVRSYKPDPLSKEKIQAILEAGCLAPSAHNHQPWHFIVTTDRETINRLSFSAQNYLEKRAQASDAVNYFGSKERVDRIKKRLELKEDTVFYGAACLILVVVEKGNEYAPIDCGLMAENMCLYAKEQGIASCIIGYARYIDRLELLNVGMKKDQELMFGMVFGYEAMDSSQEQPDRDFNKVQKWIE, translated from the coding sequence ATGAAAAATTTATTAAAAAAGGACCTACTGGATCTCATGCGCTCTCGCCGATCGGTGCGTTCGTATAAACCCGACCCGCTTTCTAAAGAAAAAATCCAAGCCATCCTTGAGGCCGGATGTCTTGCCCCTTCGGCGCATAATCATCAGCCGTGGCATTTTATTGTGACCACGGATCGCGAGACCATCAACCGGCTGAGTTTTTCCGCGCAAAACTATCTTGAAAAACGAGCCCAAGCCTCGGATGCGGTGAATTATTTCGGTTCCAAAGAACGTGTGGATCGCATCAAAAAAAGACTGGAGCTCAAAGAAGATACGGTTTTTTATGGAGCCGCGTGTTTGATTTTGGTTGTGGTTGAAAAAGGCAATGAATACGCCCCCATCGACTGCGGCTTGATGGCCGAAAATATGTGCCTTTATGCCAAAGAACAAGGCATCGCGAGCTGCATCATCGGGTACGCTCGATATATTGATCGTTTGGAATTACTCAATGTGGGAATGAAAAAAGACCAAGAATTAATGTTTGGAATGGTGTTTGGGTATGAGGCCATGGACAGTTCTCAAGAACAGCCGGATCGCGATTTCAATAAAGTGCAAAAATGGATTGAATAA
- a CDS encoding peptidoglycan DD-metalloendopeptidase family protein yields MYHFIMKKIALLGLGILFLLQSGCASQASFSSLQNASDEALVVDPFADWNHYNDPEGRFEFAYPQDWILSQSATELQLWDNLSDGQNSIKMAFFEETQTFKQLQTLTEEDQTTQTQEQFNESEVNGILILIRTATNAWGESQTYYYDFEGKIFGFAALFHDNNEQVREQATSVQQSLRIPEQQEEGVMSQRETFSRVVALAATLVILFGFFSGCGGTADGTEFGTPNTYVSEGDEDPDEDGGNGDADGEGGASELKLPFPDGEHWQLTRGYNNGSHMDYGYGADDRYALDFALGGCSSWRKSVTPLKSGTVETVAYDEDGYGNYVVVNHGGGYKSRYAHFDEVKVVSRQSVTTSTVIGLTGNSGNVSGTACPDHPGTHIHMAYYLNGDAAIPEPMSEHTHFTEGCWYGEDGWIECDEETDADTDSDSDSDTDTDTDSDTDTDSDSDADADPGDGCDYHVPADKSTIQSAINATSDGDTVCVAAGSYHEDLDFGGKDITVKSDSGASRTTLYGVGTGIYDDAVVMFNDGETSSAVLEGFTLHGTAEQVIEVEFSGATLKNLVIECDGVSAQGFLFDGAVDVDVKNTTVKGCDSYGFYVMGSTNIDLNNVIVSDNLASGIRMGADSYVYIGNSVFYENGFIGIRADAAEVTVENSIVVGHSTYGIYLEDTSYSADISYSTLNDNASSYSSAVGVGSGNDIDDPEFTSASSEDFTLRSSSPCINDGDPSSSMNDADRTRNDKGAYGGPLSENW; encoded by the coding sequence ATGTATCATTTCATTATGAAAAAAATCGCACTATTGGGGCTCGGTATACTGTTTCTTTTGCAGAGCGGATGCGCGAGCCAAGCATCCTTTTCTTCTTTGCAAAATGCGTCCGATGAGGCGTTGGTCGTAGATCCCTTCGCGGATTGGAATCATTACAACGATCCCGAAGGTCGATTCGAATTCGCCTACCCGCAAGACTGGATCTTAAGCCAAAGCGCTACAGAACTCCAGTTGTGGGACAATCTCTCGGACGGCCAAAATTCCATTAAAATGGCATTTTTCGAAGAAACTCAAACCTTTAAACAACTGCAAACCTTAACAGAGGAGGATCAAACCACTCAAACCCAAGAACAATTCAACGAGAGCGAGGTGAATGGCATTTTGATTTTGATTCGCACGGCAACCAATGCATGGGGCGAGAGTCAAACCTACTATTACGATTTCGAAGGTAAAATCTTCGGATTCGCGGCTCTTTTTCACGACAACAACGAACAAGTGCGAGAACAGGCAACAAGTGTGCAACAAAGTCTCCGGATTCCGGAGCAACAAGAGGAGTGAGTCATGAGTCAACGAGAAACCTTTAGTCGGGTTGTCGCGCTTGCGGCAACCTTGGTCATTCTGTTCGGATTCTTTTCAGGATGCGGAGGGACCGCAGACGGAACGGAATTCGGCACACCCAACACCTACGTGTCTGAAGGAGACGAAGATCCGGACGAAGACGGCGGGAATGGGGACGCGGACGGGGAAGGCGGTGCGAGCGAACTCAAACTGCCTTTTCCGGACGGAGAACACTGGCAACTCACCCGCGGGTACAACAACGGATCTCACATGGACTATGGCTATGGCGCGGATGATCGGTACGCCCTCGATTTCGCGCTTGGCGGGTGTTCTTCGTGGCGTAAATCCGTTACTCCCCTCAAGAGCGGCACCGTGGAAACCGTGGCTTATGATGAAGACGGCTACGGCAACTACGTGGTCGTCAATCATGGCGGAGGGTACAAGTCGAGGTACGCGCATTTCGACGAAGTGAAAGTGGTGAGTCGACAGAGTGTGACCACTTCAACCGTTATCGGACTGACCGGTAACTCGGGAAACGTATCCGGGACCGCTTGTCCGGACCATCCGGGAACCCATATCCATATGGCCTATTACCTGAATGGGGATGCGGCCATTCCGGAACCTATGTCCGAACACACCCACTTCACGGAAGGGTGTTGGTACGGAGAAGACGGGTGGATCGAATGCGATGAAGAAACGGACGCGGACACCGATAGCGACAGTGACAGTGACACCGACACGGACACGGACAGCGACACAGACACGGACAGTGATTCAGATGCGGATGCGGATCCCGGAGACGGTTGCGACTACCACGTGCCGGCAGATAAGAGCACGATTCAGAGCGCCATCAACGCAACGAGCGATGGCGACACCGTGTGTGTTGCGGCAGGTTCGTATCATGAAGATCTCGACTTCGGTGGAAAGGACATCACGGTGAAAAGTGACAGCGGGGCAAGCCGGACGACCCTTTACGGAGTCGGTACCGGGATTTACGACGATGCGGTGGTTATGTTCAATGACGGAGAAACGTCCTCGGCCGTGTTGGAGGGATTCACCCTGCATGGTACGGCGGAGCAGGTCATTGAGGTTGAATTTTCCGGGGCAACCTTGAAAAACCTCGTGATTGAATGCGACGGCGTATCGGCTCAAGGATTCCTTTTTGATGGGGCCGTGGATGTGGATGTCAAAAATACGACCGTGAAAGGATGCGATAGCTACGGGTTCTACGTCATGGGCTCTACAAACATCGACCTCAACAACGTGATCGTATCCGACAACTTGGCCAGCGGGATCCGTATGGGCGCTGATTCGTACGTGTACATCGGGAACAGCGTGTTCTACGAAAACGGATTCATCGGGATTCGAGCGGATGCCGCCGAGGTCACGGTGGAGAACTCCATCGTGGTCGGGCACAGCACCTACGGCATCTACCTCGAAGACACGAGTTACTCCGCAGACATCTCGTACAGTACTCTCAATGACAATGCTTCTTCCTATTCGTCCGCGGTTGGAGTCGGAAGCGGCAATGACATCGACGATCCCGAGTTCACGAGCGCTTCAAGCGAAGATTTCACTCTGAGGTCGAGTTCGCCCTGCATCAACGACGGCGATCCCTCGAGCAGCATGAATGATGCGGACAGGACAAGGAACGACAAGGGAGCCTACGGCGGTCCTCTCAGTGAAAACTGGTAG
- a CDS encoding TIGR00282 family metallophosphoesterase → MRILFLGDIVGKPGREAVKKLLPGLKKKYSPDFTFTNGENLSHGKGMNASHLKELMAAGIDFFTSGNHIWAQNDIFPILDDPKSPIIRPANYPDSNPGFGWKIVRVKKTKILIINLMGRVFLRQHFDCPFRTFDAILKKTKKDKPNLVLVDFHAEATSEKICFALYVQGRAHAVIGTHTHVQTADETILDGGTAYITDAGCVGLKNSAIGIDAGPIIENFLSQMPVKHTLAAHGPVTLNGVIIDFEKGRATHIERVLQEVLI, encoded by the coding sequence ATGCGTATTCTTTTTCTCGGAGATATTGTGGGGAAACCCGGGCGTGAAGCCGTTAAAAAACTCCTTCCCGGACTCAAGAAAAAATATTCCCCGGATTTCACTTTTACCAATGGAGAAAATCTAAGCCATGGCAAAGGCATGAACGCTTCTCATTTAAAAGAGCTCATGGCTGCGGGCATCGATTTTTTCACGAGTGGCAACCATATTTGGGCGCAAAATGATATTTTCCCGATTCTTGACGACCCTAAATCCCCCATCATTCGACCCGCCAATTATCCGGACAGCAATCCCGGCTTTGGCTGGAAAATCGTTCGTGTGAAAAAAACCAAAATCCTCATCATTAATCTCATGGGACGCGTGTTTTTACGTCAGCATTTTGATTGCCCGTTTCGGACGTTTGACGCGATCCTTAAAAAAACCAAGAAGGATAAACCGAATCTTGTGCTCGTGGATTTTCATGCCGAGGCCACGTCTGAAAAAATCTGTTTTGCGTTGTATGTGCAAGGGCGCGCGCACGCGGTCATTGGCACGCACACTCACGTTCAAACCGCAGATGAAACGATTCTGGATGGTGGCACCGCTTATATCACCGATGCCGGCTGTGTGGGGCTTAAAAATTCCGCGATCGGCATCGATGCCGGCCCCATCATTGAAAATTTTCTTTCTCAAATGCCGGTCAAACACACCCTGGCCGCCCATGGACCCGTGACCCTCAACGGCGTGATTATTGATTTTGAAAAAGGCCGAGCCACACACATCGAACGCGTTTTACAAGAAGTTCTCATTTAA
- a CDS encoding S41 family peptidase, which produces MFFPRQSRTLSLILMLLLGGFLGWEIAIYNVQNQIIPISTPDTKPSQTEEVTPLDLSLFWDVYDLLDKEYVDPTKIDDEAQLYGAIKGLVKSLEDPYSEFMTPTETSEFENSLAGTLQGIGAELTMKDNNLTVVTPLKGSPAEEKGLRSGDIIYMIDDAYASDFSLFEAISKIRGEEGTVVKLTLFREGETDPIVLEIERKKIDLPSVELEYKGKNNDIAYISISQFGDKTSVEFDNIVTDLLLRPVNGIVLDLRYNGGGYLDAAVDILSDFLEGKQVAVINKQREDSEDEILYTNESARLSSVPLVVLVNEGSASASEILAGAIQDYKRGLIMGAQTFGKGSVQVVEPFRDGSSLRVTIAKWYTPNDRSISDVGITPDTVVTQNETDFENEIDTQLEAAIDYLE; this is translated from the coding sequence ATGTTTTTCCCCCGACAATCTCGAACCCTTTCCCTCATTTTAATGCTTTTATTGGGTGGGTTTTTAGGCTGGGAAATTGCCATTTACAATGTCCAAAATCAGATCATTCCGATTTCAACTCCGGACACCAAGCCTTCTCAAACCGAAGAGGTCACCCCCCTCGATCTTTCCTTATTTTGGGATGTCTACGATCTTCTCGACAAAGAATATGTGGATCCCACTAAAATCGATGACGAAGCGCAATTATACGGTGCGATCAAAGGATTGGTAAAATCCTTGGAAGATCCTTATTCCGAATTTATGACTCCCACGGAAACAAGTGAATTTGAAAATTCTCTGGCCGGAACCTTGCAAGGCATTGGCGCGGAGCTCACGATGAAAGACAATAACTTAACGGTTGTAACCCCGCTTAAAGGCTCTCCGGCGGAAGAAAAAGGACTCCGGTCCGGCGATATTATTTATATGATTGATGATGCGTACGCTTCGGATTTTTCTTTATTTGAAGCCATTTCAAAAATTCGCGGAGAAGAAGGGACGGTTGTAAAACTCACCCTTTTTCGTGAGGGAGAAACGGATCCGATTGTGTTGGAAATCGAACGTAAAAAAATCGATCTTCCCAGTGTGGAATTGGAATACAAAGGCAAAAACAATGACATCGCTTATATTTCCATCTCTCAATTCGGAGATAAAACCTCCGTGGAATTTGATAATATTGTGACCGATCTTTTACTCCGGCCCGTGAACGGGATTGTCTTGGATCTTCGCTACAATGGCGGAGGCTATTTGGATGCGGCCGTGGATATTTTGTCCGATTTTCTGGAAGGAAAACAAGTTGCGGTCATCAATAAACAACGCGAAGACAGTGAAGATGAAATTCTTTACACCAATGAATCGGCTCGCCTTTCCTCGGTCCCCTTGGTGGTGCTCGTGAATGAAGGATCGGCTTCAGCTTCGGAAATTTTAGCCGGGGCGATCCAAGATTATAAACGCGGGCTCATTATGGGAGCGCAAACGTTCGGAAAAGGCAGTGTTCAAGTGGTGGAACCCTTCCGTGACGGATCCAGCCTGCGCGTAACCATTGCCAAATGGTACACGCCCAATGACCGTTCCATCAGTGATGTTGGCATTACTCCGGATACGGTGGTGACACAAAATGAGACGGATTTTGAAAATGAAATCGATACGCAATTGGAAGCGGCGATTGATTATTTGGAATAG
- a CDS encoding PrsW family glutamic-type intramembrane protease, translated as MLELLVLAIAPSVMIFMIFYLRDKYDREPWALLLKTFILGSLITIPVAFIEQELLGLWGVSLSNPSSLVVTFLTMIFLIALVEESAKFAVVRVYAWKKSAFNEPYDGIMYTIMASLGFATVENILYVFQNGEFVAWLRAFLTVPMHALSAVIMGYFIGVAKYGKTTKEKSILYNGLFIAILMHGFFNFFIASNQWFLIPFAPVVVGLAWYFGLKASKIHAKNSPFKEKGTKK; from the coding sequence ATGTTGGAATTATTGGTCTTGGCCATTGCGCCGTCGGTGATGATTTTTATGATTTTTTATTTACGCGACAAGTATGATCGGGAGCCGTGGGCATTGTTGTTAAAGACATTTATTTTAGGGAGTTTGATTACGATTCCGGTTGCATTTATTGAACAAGAGTTGCTTGGATTGTGGGGGGTAAGTCTTTCCAATCCTTCGAGTTTGGTGGTGACTTTTTTAACCATGATTTTTTTAATAGCGCTGGTGGAAGAATCGGCAAAATTCGCAGTGGTTCGAGTTTATGCATGGAAGAAATCGGCATTCAATGAACCTTATGACGGGATTATGTATACAATCATGGCTTCTTTGGGATTTGCCACAGTTGAAAATATTTTATATGTGTTTCAAAATGGAGAATTCGTGGCATGGTTGCGTGCATTTTTGACGGTACCCATGCACGCGCTTTCCGCAGTGATCATGGGGTATTTCATCGGTGTGGCCAAGTATGGGAAAACCACCAAAGAAAAAAGTATACTTTACAACGGGTTATTCATTGCGATTTTAATGCACGGATTTTTCAATTTTTTTATTGCAAGCAATCAATGGTTTTTGATTCCTTTTGCTCCGGTTGTGGTGGGGCTGGCGTGGTATTTTGGGCTTAAGGCAAGTAAAATTCATGCTAAAAATTCACCATTTAAAGAGAAGGGGACTAAGAAATAA